One window of Nicotiana tomentosiformis chromosome 11, ASM39032v3, whole genome shotgun sequence genomic DNA carries:
- the LOC138901623 gene encoding uncharacterized protein → MAPYEALHGRQCKSTVGWFEPGEARRLGTNLVQDALDKVKLIEDRLCTAQSRQKSYVDRKVCDVAFMVGEKLNDDMTYDVELVAILDRQVRKLRSKDIASVKVQWRGQPLEEATWETERVIPP, encoded by the exons atggctccgtatgaggctttgcaTGGGAGACAGTGTAAATCtacggtgggttggtttgagccgggtgaggctaggcgattgggtactaacttggttcaagatgctttggacaaggttaaattgattgaGGATCGGCTTTGCACAgctcaatctagacaaaagagttatgtcgataggaaggtttgtgatgttgctttcatggttggggaaaag TTGAATGATGacatgacttatgatgtggagctggtggccattttggatcgacaggttcgaaagttgaggtcaaaggacatagcttcagtgaaggtgcagtggagaggtcagccacttgaggaggctacttgggagaccgagcgtgTAATACCCCCATAA